GGCGCTTCCCTCGGTCATGAAAATGAAAATCGCAAGCAGAAGGAGGATGATGACAATGGGCGAGAGCCACATCAGTTTTTCCTCCTTCAGAAAAATCAGGAATTCCTTGAGAATACGCATCGGTTGCCCCGGGTTGCCGCGCGCCATCGCCGCGCCGACCGGCGCGCGCGTCTCGTTTCCCTTGTTCGACAGCTTTCAATATCGCTTGAAACGCCAAAGCAAATCAAGAGCGCAAAAACAAAACGCGAGGGATTTTCGAGTATTGCGCCGCGCGTTTCACACCCTTCGGGATCCCGCGCGAGACCTGGTGGGCTGACGCGACCCGGAGCGCAACAAGCCCTGATTGCGCCGGTATTTCGCCCGCCATTCTTGTCTTTGGCGCGGCGTTCGTGATAATGGCACACGGGCCGCGGGCCGTGCGGGAGCGCCTTTACACGGGGCGATCCGCCACGCGGCGCAGGGCGTCGTCATACGTATCCCGCGGCCAACATCATCGAGGAAAGAGGACCATGTCCGGTCATTCGAAGTGGAGCACCATCAAGCGCAAGAAGGGCGCGGCCGACGCGGCGCGCGGCCGGCTCTTCACGCGGCTGATCAAGGAAATTTCCGTCGCGGCGCGCATGGGCGGCGGCGACATCGACGCCAATCCGCGCCTGCGCACCGCCGTGGACAAGGCCAAGGCGAACTCGATGCCGAAAGACAACATCGAGCGCGCGATCAAAAAGGGCACCGGCGAGCTCGAGGGCGCGGCGTATGAGGAATTCACCTACGAGGGCTACGGCCCCGCCGGCGTCGCGGTCATGATCGAGTGCCTTTCCGATAACCGGAACCGTACGACCGCCGACGTGCGCCACGCCTTCACGAAATTCGGCGGCAACCTCGGCGAAAACGGGTGCGTCGCGTATCTGTTCGACAAGAAAGGGATCTTCAACTTCGACAAGGAATCGGTGAACGAAGAGGCGCTGATGGAGGCCGCCATCGACGCCGGCGCCGAGGACGTGCGCGACGACGGCGACGTCTTCATGGTTGTCACCGATCCCGGCGCGTTCGACGACGTGAAAGCCGCGCTTGCCGCCAAGGGGTTCGCGGACCCCGAGGCCGAGGTGACGCGAATTCCGCAAAACTCCATTCTGCTTACCGGAAAGTCCGCGGACACCGTGCTCAAGCTCATCGACGCGCTCGAGGAAAACGAGGACGTGCAGAACGTGTACGCCAACTTCGACATCCCCGACGACGAGATGAAGGCGCTGGGTTGAGCGCGGCGAGGCGCCCCGCCCGCGCGCCCGCGGCCCTCGAGCGCCAGGACCCGTTCGTCTCCGATCACCCCGCCGACGGCGCGTATCCGCGCTCGAACCGGCGCATGCGCGTGCTCGGCATCGACCCCGGCAGCATCGTGTGCGGCTGGGGGCTCGTGGACGAGGCGCCCGGCGGATTGCGTCATGTGG
Above is a genomic segment from bacterium containing:
- a CDS encoding YebC/PmpR family DNA-binding transcriptional regulator encodes the protein MSGHSKWSTIKRKKGAADAARGRLFTRLIKEISVAARMGGGDIDANPRLRTAVDKAKANSMPKDNIERAIKKGTGELEGAAYEEFTYEGYGPAGVAVMIECLSDNRNRTTADVRHAFTKFGGNLGENGCVAYLFDKKGIFNFDKESVNEEALMEAAIDAGAEDVRDDGDVFMVVTDPGAFDDVKAALAAKGFADPEAEVTRIPQNSILLTGKSADTVLKLIDALEENEDVQNVYANFDIPDDEMKALG
- a CDS encoding DUF5989 family protein translates to MRILKEFLIFLKEEKLMWLSPIVIILLLLAIFIFMTEGSAVLPFIYGGF